One window of Nymphaea colorata isolate Beijing-Zhang1983 chromosome 1, ASM883128v2, whole genome shotgun sequence genomic DNA carries:
- the LOC116245735 gene encoding uncharacterized protein LOC116245735 isoform X2: protein MEIFLRPPLPALFHDIQQNFNPLLSKEDLENQTTKSERRREREMDDPAMEFCKFLRSYCDRLERNCTSLRESVDRKSIPLEFSTSFLDRLDRQVSSLSGDLESLGSMVVDTVSFEELLGHCNEIYKDNANRMAQLEDKMKELGIDLGLDDENVGEDPDGGSPISGAYIDLDSLSDSEPERKIIPDDPILDDSLSFRELGFSDAFLATLASEDDRLESPSYSSSEPSKYEKDNHINVGNGSDKHSSDISDHLLDNGDTLSQSAGHRIEVAKSDYDQLPFYLRILASWEELHEAVLKMNERLCGHGIYSFDQSRLESLGLGLKARSCLLVLLQMKRLVLESSVDGAVVYRVADL from the exons ATGGAAATCTTTCTGCGTCCTCCTCTTCCCGCCCTTTTTCATGACatccaacaaaatttcaatCCTCTGCTGAGTAAGGAAGACCTTGAGAACCAAACCACAAAGTCTGAGAGgcggagagaaagagagatggacGATCCGGCCATGGAATTCTGCAAATTTCTCCGATCTTATTGCGATCGATTGGAGAGGAACTGCACTTCCCTCCGAGAATCCGTTGATCGGAAGTCCATCCCCCTCG AGTTTTCGACAAGTTTTCTGGATCGCCTTGACCGTCAGGTGTCGAGCCTTAGTGGCGATCTGGAGTCACTTGGTTCCATGGTCGTCGACACCGTCTCGTTCGAGGAGCTTCTGGGTCACTGCAACGAAATCTACAAGGACAACGCTAACCGGATGGCGCAACTTGAAGACAAGATGAAAGAGCTTGGCATCGATTTAG GATTAGATGATGAGAATGTCGGCGAAGATCCGGACGGGGGATCTCCAATTTCTGGTGCATACATAGATTTGGACTCGTTATCCGACTCAGAACCCGAGAGAAAGATAATCCCAGATGATCCAAT ACTGGATGACTCTCTATCATTTCGAGAGTTGGGATTCTCCGATGCTTTTCTTGCCACTTTGGCCTCTGAAG ATGACAGACTAGAAAGCCCCAGTTACTCTTCTTCGGAACCATCAAA GTATGAGAAAGATAATCACATTAATGTTGGTAATGGTTCGGACAAACATTCTTCGGATATTTCAG ATCACTTGCTGGATAATGGTGATACACTCAGTCAATCTGCTGGACATAGAATAGAAGTCGCAAAGAGCGACTATGATCAGCTTCCTTTCTATTTGAGAATTTTAGCTTCATGGGAG GAGCTGCATGAAGCTGTCTTGAAGATGAACGAGAGGCTGTGTGGACACGGCATTTATTCATTCGATCAAAGTAGGCTCGAGTCATTGGGGCTAG GACTCAAAGCCAGGTCTTGCCTCCTAGTACTACTTCAGATGAAACGTTTGGTGCTCGAGAGTAGCGTAGATGGTGCTGTTGTTTATCGAGTGGCTGAtttgtga
- the LOC116245735 gene encoding uncharacterized protein LOC116245735 isoform X1 → MEIFLRPPLPALFHDIQQNFNPLLSKEDLENQTTKSERRREREMDDPAMEFCKFLRSYCDRLERNCTSLRESVDRKSIPLEFSTSFLDRLDRQVSSLSGDLESLGSMVVDTVSFEELLGHCNEIYKDNANRMAQLEDKMKELGIDLGSVGLDDENVGEDPDGGSPISGAYIDLDSLSDSEPERKIIPDDPILDDSLSFRELGFSDAFLATLASEDDRLESPSYSSSEPSKYEKDNHINVGNGSDKHSSDISDHLLDNGDTLSQSAGHRIEVAKSDYDQLPFYLRILASWEELHEAVLKMNERLCGHGIYSFDQSRLESLGLGLKARSCLLVLLQMKRLVLESSVDGAVVYRVADL, encoded by the exons ATGGAAATCTTTCTGCGTCCTCCTCTTCCCGCCCTTTTTCATGACatccaacaaaatttcaatCCTCTGCTGAGTAAGGAAGACCTTGAGAACCAAACCACAAAGTCTGAGAGgcggagagaaagagagatggacGATCCGGCCATGGAATTCTGCAAATTTCTCCGATCTTATTGCGATCGATTGGAGAGGAACTGCACTTCCCTCCGAGAATCCGTTGATCGGAAGTCCATCCCCCTCG AGTTTTCGACAAGTTTTCTGGATCGCCTTGACCGTCAGGTGTCGAGCCTTAGTGGCGATCTGGAGTCACTTGGTTCCATGGTCGTCGACACCGTCTCGTTCGAGGAGCTTCTGGGTCACTGCAACGAAATCTACAAGGACAACGCTAACCGGATGGCGCAACTTGAAGACAAGATGAAAGAGCTTGGCATCGATTTAG GTAGTGTAGGATTAGATGATGAGAATGTCGGCGAAGATCCGGACGGGGGATCTCCAATTTCTGGTGCATACATAGATTTGGACTCGTTATCCGACTCAGAACCCGAGAGAAAGATAATCCCAGATGATCCAAT ACTGGATGACTCTCTATCATTTCGAGAGTTGGGATTCTCCGATGCTTTTCTTGCCACTTTGGCCTCTGAAG ATGACAGACTAGAAAGCCCCAGTTACTCTTCTTCGGAACCATCAAA GTATGAGAAAGATAATCACATTAATGTTGGTAATGGTTCGGACAAACATTCTTCGGATATTTCAG ATCACTTGCTGGATAATGGTGATACACTCAGTCAATCTGCTGGACATAGAATAGAAGTCGCAAAGAGCGACTATGATCAGCTTCCTTTCTATTTGAGAATTTTAGCTTCATGGGAG GAGCTGCATGAAGCTGTCTTGAAGATGAACGAGAGGCTGTGTGGACACGGCATTTATTCATTCGATCAAAGTAGGCTCGAGTCATTGGGGCTAG GACTCAAAGCCAGGTCTTGCCTCCTAGTACTACTTCAGATGAAACGTTTGGTGCTCGAGAGTAGCGTAGATGGTGCTGTTGTTTATCGAGTGGCTGAtttgtga
- the LOC116245703 gene encoding valine--tRNA ligase, chloroplastic/mitochondrial 2 isoform X2 gives MALSRPSLFNPRSVSRLNPFIFCSRHRPFRPRVFPFTSIIRRSSTVAAASADSDVFTSPLTSKTFDFASEERIYNWWESQGYFKPHQESAGEPFVISMPPPNVTGALHMGHAMFVTLEDIMVRYNRMKGRPTLWVPGTDHAGIATQLVVERMLASEGIKRTDLSREEFISRVWEWKKKYGGAITSQIRRLGASCDWTREHFTLDDQLSRSYMVNWSPKLQTAVSDLEVEYSEEVGTLYYIKYRVAGGTRSDFLTIATTRPETLFADTAIAVHPEDDRYSIYVGKQAIVPMTFGRHVPIISDRYVDKEFGTGVLKISPGHDHNDYVLARKLGLPILNVMNKDGTLNEVAWLYCGLDRFEARKKLWADLEEAGLAVKKESYTSRVPRSQRGGEVIEPLVSKQWFVVMEPMAEKGLTALEKGDISIIPERFEKIYKHWLSNIKDWCISRQLWWGHRIPVWYIEGKDCEEDYIVARNAEKALEKARDKYGPNVEIYQDPDVLDTWFSSSLWPFSTLGWPNLSADDFQHFYPTTVLETGHDILFFWVARMVMMGIELTGKVPFSYIYLHGLIRDSEGRKMSKTLGNVIDPIDSIKEYGADALRFTLASGTSGQDLNMSFERLTSNKAFTNKLWNAGKFVLQNLPSESDYSAWQALGGFKFNVEDTFNQLPLPERWVVSKLHELIDTVTSSYDRFFFGDVGRSIYDFFWSDFADWYIEASKARVYNVEDPSVAAVSRAVLLYNFETVLKLLHPFMPYVTEQLWQALPHRETALIVSPWPNTSLPRDVKSIKSFETLQSLTKAIRNVRAEYSVEPAKRISATVLASPEVLHNISTEKEVLALLCRLDIQNVQFTNAFPEYANQSVHIVAGEGLEAYLPLADMVDIATEVQRLSKRLSKMQSEYDALVARLSSPQFVEKAPEDVVRGVREKAVEAEEKITLTKNRLRFLQSTVLVSE, from the exons gtgGGAATCTCAGGGTTACTTTAAGCCACACCAGGAGAGTGCAGGAGAGCCATTTGTTATTTCAATGCCACCACCTAATGTTACTGGAGCATTGCACATGGGCCATGCAATGTTTGTAACTCTTGAG GATATTATGGTTAGGTACAATCGAATGAAGGGGAGGCCTACACTTTGGGTTCCTGGCACTGATCATGCTGGTATTGCAACTCAG CTGGTGGTTGAAAGAATGCTGGCATCTGAAGGTATAAAAAGGACAGATCTAAGTAGAGAAGAATTCATAAGCAGGGTTTGGGAGTGGAAGAAAAA GTATGGTGGAGCTATTACAAGTCAAATAAGGAGGCTGGGTGCATCATGTGACTGGACACGAGAACACTTCACCCTGGATGATCAGCTAAGTC GTTCATATATGGTGAACTGGTCCCCTAAACTTCAAACTGCTGTATCTGATCTG GAAGTAGAGTATTCTGAAGAAGTGGGCACTCTTTATTATATCAAGTATCGTGTTGCTGGTGGCACAAG gAGTGATTTCTTGACCATAGCTACAACACGCCCAGAGACATTATTTGCTGATACTGCTATTGCTGTACATCCTGAG GATGACCGCTATTCTATATATGTTGGAAAGCAAGCAATTGTCCCCATGACATTCGGTCGTCATGTCCCAATAATCTCTGACCGG TATGTTGACAAAGAATTTGGAACTGGAGTGCTAAAGATAAGCCCTGGGCATGATCATAATGATTATGTTCTTGCAAGAAAACTGGGCCTCCCAATACTTAATGTCATGAACAAGGATGGAACTTTAAATGAAGTTGCCTGGCTCTACTG TGGACTTGATCGGTTTGAAGCTCGCAAAAAGTTGTGGGCGGATCTCGAAGAGGCTGGTCTTGCTGTGAAGAAGGAATCATATACATCAAGAGTGCCAAGATCACAGCGCGGTGGGGAG GTGATTGAGCCACTCGTCAGTAAGCAGTGGTTTGTAGTCATGGAGCCCATGGCTGAGAAAGGCCTTACTGCACTGGAAAAAGGAGATATATCTATCATTCCTGAGAGGTTTGAAAAG ATATACAAGCATTGGCTCTCAAATATTAAGGACTGGTGTATAAGCAGACAATTGTGGTGGGGACATCGGATCCCTGTTTGGTACATTGAAGGTAAAGACTGTGAAGAAGACTATATCGTTGCAAGGAATGCAGAGAAAGCACTTGAAAAGGCACGTGATAAATATGGACCAAATGTGGAAATATACCAAGATCCAGATGTTCTTGATACCTGGTTTTCAAG TTCACTATGGCCCTTCAGCACCCTTGGGTGGCCAAATCTGTCAGCAGATGATTTTCAGCATTTTTATCCCACTACCGTCCTTGAGACTGG GCAtgacattttgttcttttgggtGGCTCGGATGGTCATGATGGGGATTGAGCTCACAGGGAAAGTACCgttttcttatatatatcttCATGGATTGATTCGTGACTCTGAG GGGCGTAAAATGTCTAAAACTTTGGGAAATGTTATAGATCCAATTGACAGTATCAAGGAGTATGGTGCAGATGCTTTAAGATTCACTCTAGCATCTGGAACATCAGGTCAG GACCTTAACATGTCATTTGAAAGGTTGACTTCAAACAAGGCGTTCACAAACAAACTGTGGAATGCTGGAAAGTTTGTCCTTCAGAATTTGCCCTCAGAAAGTGATTACTCTGCTTGGCAAGCTTTGGGGGGCTTCAAG TTTAATGTGGAGGATACCTTCAACCAACTGCCTTTACCAGAACGTTGGGTG GTTTCAAAGCTTCATGAGCTCATTGACACGGTTACGTCAAGTTATGACCGATTTTTCTTTGGAGATGTTGGGAGATCAATATATGATTTCTTTTGGAGTGATTTTGCAGACTG GTATATTGAAGCTAGCAAGGCTCGTGTTTACAATGTTGAGGATCCCTCGGTTGCTGCTGTATCCAGAGCGGTTCTCCTATATAACTTTGAAACTGTACTGAAGCTGTTGCATCCTTTCATGCCATACGTCACTGAGCAACTCTGGCAG gctTTACCTCATCGGGAAACAGCACTTATTGTATCACCTTGGCCCAACACATCACTTCCAAGGGATGTCAAATCCATCAAAAGTTTTGAGACATTGCAATCTTTG ACAAAGGCAATTAGGAATGTTCGAGCTGAGTATTCGGTTGAACCTGCAAAGCGGATCTCTGCAACTGTACTTGCTAGTCCTGAGGTCctccataacatctct ACGGAGAAGGAGGTCTTGGCACTTCTATGCAGGCTTGACATACAAAATGTCCAATTTACGAATGCCTTTCCTG AATATGCAAATCAGTCAGTTCATATCGTTGCTGGAGAAGGCTTGGAAGCTTATCTTCCTCTTGCGGATATGGTTGATATTGCCACTGAAGTTCAACGTCTTTCAAAGCGCCTATCGAAGATGCAGTCCGAATACGATGCACTTGTTGCTCGCCTCAGTTCTCCTCAG TTTGTGGAGAAAGCCCCGGAGGATGTTGTTCGCGGGGTGAGGGAAAAAGCGGTTGAAGCAGAAGAGAAAATTACACTCACGAAGAACCGGTTGAGGTTTCTCCAGTCTACAGTTTTGGTTTCagaataa
- the LOC116245703 gene encoding valine--tRNA ligase, chloroplastic/mitochondrial 2 isoform X1, whose translation MALSRPSLFNPRSVSRLNPFIFCSRHRPFRPRVFPFTSIIRRSSTVAAASADSDVFTSPLTSKTFDFASEERIYNWWESQGYFKPHQESAGEPFVISMPPPNVTGALHMGHAMFVTLEDIMVRYNRMKGRPTLWVPGTDHAGIATQLVVERMLASEGIKRTDLSREEFISRVWEWKKKYGGAITSQIRRLGASCDWTREHFTLDDQLSQAVVEAFIRLHDKGLIYQGSYMVNWSPKLQTAVSDLEVEYSEEVGTLYYIKYRVAGGTRSDFLTIATTRPETLFADTAIAVHPEDDRYSIYVGKQAIVPMTFGRHVPIISDRYVDKEFGTGVLKISPGHDHNDYVLARKLGLPILNVMNKDGTLNEVAWLYCGLDRFEARKKLWADLEEAGLAVKKESYTSRVPRSQRGGEVIEPLVSKQWFVVMEPMAEKGLTALEKGDISIIPERFEKIYKHWLSNIKDWCISRQLWWGHRIPVWYIEGKDCEEDYIVARNAEKALEKARDKYGPNVEIYQDPDVLDTWFSSSLWPFSTLGWPNLSADDFQHFYPTTVLETGHDILFFWVARMVMMGIELTGKVPFSYIYLHGLIRDSEGRKMSKTLGNVIDPIDSIKEYGADALRFTLASGTSGQDLNMSFERLTSNKAFTNKLWNAGKFVLQNLPSESDYSAWQALGGFKFNVEDTFNQLPLPERWVVSKLHELIDTVTSSYDRFFFGDVGRSIYDFFWSDFADWYIEASKARVYNVEDPSVAAVSRAVLLYNFETVLKLLHPFMPYVTEQLWQALPHRETALIVSPWPNTSLPRDVKSIKSFETLQSLTKAIRNVRAEYSVEPAKRISATVLASPEVLHNISTEKEVLALLCRLDIQNVQFTNAFPEYANQSVHIVAGEGLEAYLPLADMVDIATEVQRLSKRLSKMQSEYDALVARLSSPQFVEKAPEDVVRGVREKAVEAEEKITLTKNRLRFLQSTVLVSE comes from the exons gtgGGAATCTCAGGGTTACTTTAAGCCACACCAGGAGAGTGCAGGAGAGCCATTTGTTATTTCAATGCCACCACCTAATGTTACTGGAGCATTGCACATGGGCCATGCAATGTTTGTAACTCTTGAG GATATTATGGTTAGGTACAATCGAATGAAGGGGAGGCCTACACTTTGGGTTCCTGGCACTGATCATGCTGGTATTGCAACTCAG CTGGTGGTTGAAAGAATGCTGGCATCTGAAGGTATAAAAAGGACAGATCTAAGTAGAGAAGAATTCATAAGCAGGGTTTGGGAGTGGAAGAAAAA GTATGGTGGAGCTATTACAAGTCAAATAAGGAGGCTGGGTGCATCATGTGACTGGACACGAGAACACTTCACCCTGGATGATCAGCTAAGTC AGGCTGTGGTGGAAGCATTTATCAGGCTACATGACAAAGGCTTAATCTATCAAG GTTCATATATGGTGAACTGGTCCCCTAAACTTCAAACTGCTGTATCTGATCTG GAAGTAGAGTATTCTGAAGAAGTGGGCACTCTTTATTATATCAAGTATCGTGTTGCTGGTGGCACAAG gAGTGATTTCTTGACCATAGCTACAACACGCCCAGAGACATTATTTGCTGATACTGCTATTGCTGTACATCCTGAG GATGACCGCTATTCTATATATGTTGGAAAGCAAGCAATTGTCCCCATGACATTCGGTCGTCATGTCCCAATAATCTCTGACCGG TATGTTGACAAAGAATTTGGAACTGGAGTGCTAAAGATAAGCCCTGGGCATGATCATAATGATTATGTTCTTGCAAGAAAACTGGGCCTCCCAATACTTAATGTCATGAACAAGGATGGAACTTTAAATGAAGTTGCCTGGCTCTACTG TGGACTTGATCGGTTTGAAGCTCGCAAAAAGTTGTGGGCGGATCTCGAAGAGGCTGGTCTTGCTGTGAAGAAGGAATCATATACATCAAGAGTGCCAAGATCACAGCGCGGTGGGGAG GTGATTGAGCCACTCGTCAGTAAGCAGTGGTTTGTAGTCATGGAGCCCATGGCTGAGAAAGGCCTTACTGCACTGGAAAAAGGAGATATATCTATCATTCCTGAGAGGTTTGAAAAG ATATACAAGCATTGGCTCTCAAATATTAAGGACTGGTGTATAAGCAGACAATTGTGGTGGGGACATCGGATCCCTGTTTGGTACATTGAAGGTAAAGACTGTGAAGAAGACTATATCGTTGCAAGGAATGCAGAGAAAGCACTTGAAAAGGCACGTGATAAATATGGACCAAATGTGGAAATATACCAAGATCCAGATGTTCTTGATACCTGGTTTTCAAG TTCACTATGGCCCTTCAGCACCCTTGGGTGGCCAAATCTGTCAGCAGATGATTTTCAGCATTTTTATCCCACTACCGTCCTTGAGACTGG GCAtgacattttgttcttttgggtGGCTCGGATGGTCATGATGGGGATTGAGCTCACAGGGAAAGTACCgttttcttatatatatcttCATGGATTGATTCGTGACTCTGAG GGGCGTAAAATGTCTAAAACTTTGGGAAATGTTATAGATCCAATTGACAGTATCAAGGAGTATGGTGCAGATGCTTTAAGATTCACTCTAGCATCTGGAACATCAGGTCAG GACCTTAACATGTCATTTGAAAGGTTGACTTCAAACAAGGCGTTCACAAACAAACTGTGGAATGCTGGAAAGTTTGTCCTTCAGAATTTGCCCTCAGAAAGTGATTACTCTGCTTGGCAAGCTTTGGGGGGCTTCAAG TTTAATGTGGAGGATACCTTCAACCAACTGCCTTTACCAGAACGTTGGGTG GTTTCAAAGCTTCATGAGCTCATTGACACGGTTACGTCAAGTTATGACCGATTTTTCTTTGGAGATGTTGGGAGATCAATATATGATTTCTTTTGGAGTGATTTTGCAGACTG GTATATTGAAGCTAGCAAGGCTCGTGTTTACAATGTTGAGGATCCCTCGGTTGCTGCTGTATCCAGAGCGGTTCTCCTATATAACTTTGAAACTGTACTGAAGCTGTTGCATCCTTTCATGCCATACGTCACTGAGCAACTCTGGCAG gctTTACCTCATCGGGAAACAGCACTTATTGTATCACCTTGGCCCAACACATCACTTCCAAGGGATGTCAAATCCATCAAAAGTTTTGAGACATTGCAATCTTTG ACAAAGGCAATTAGGAATGTTCGAGCTGAGTATTCGGTTGAACCTGCAAAGCGGATCTCTGCAACTGTACTTGCTAGTCCTGAGGTCctccataacatctct ACGGAGAAGGAGGTCTTGGCACTTCTATGCAGGCTTGACATACAAAATGTCCAATTTACGAATGCCTTTCCTG AATATGCAAATCAGTCAGTTCATATCGTTGCTGGAGAAGGCTTGGAAGCTTATCTTCCTCTTGCGGATATGGTTGATATTGCCACTGAAGTTCAACGTCTTTCAAAGCGCCTATCGAAGATGCAGTCCGAATACGATGCACTTGTTGCTCGCCTCAGTTCTCCTCAG TTTGTGGAGAAAGCCCCGGAGGATGTTGTTCGCGGGGTGAGGGAAAAAGCGGTTGAAGCAGAAGAGAAAATTACACTCACGAAGAACCGGTTGAGGTTTCTCCAGTCTACAGTTTTGGTTTCagaataa
- the LOC116245703 gene encoding valine--tRNA ligase, chloroplastic/mitochondrial 2 isoform X3 — translation MKGRPTLWVPGTDHAGIATQLVVERMLASEGIKRTDLSREEFISRVWEWKKKYGGAITSQIRRLGASCDWTREHFTLDDQLSQAVVEAFIRLHDKGLIYQGSYMVNWSPKLQTAVSDLEVEYSEEVGTLYYIKYRVAGGTRSDFLTIATTRPETLFADTAIAVHPEDDRYSIYVGKQAIVPMTFGRHVPIISDRYVDKEFGTGVLKISPGHDHNDYVLARKLGLPILNVMNKDGTLNEVAWLYCGLDRFEARKKLWADLEEAGLAVKKESYTSRVPRSQRGGEVIEPLVSKQWFVVMEPMAEKGLTALEKGDISIIPERFEKIYKHWLSNIKDWCISRQLWWGHRIPVWYIEGKDCEEDYIVARNAEKALEKARDKYGPNVEIYQDPDVLDTWFSSSLWPFSTLGWPNLSADDFQHFYPTTVLETGHDILFFWVARMVMMGIELTGKVPFSYIYLHGLIRDSEGRKMSKTLGNVIDPIDSIKEYGADALRFTLASGTSGQDLNMSFERLTSNKAFTNKLWNAGKFVLQNLPSESDYSAWQALGGFKFNVEDTFNQLPLPERWVVSKLHELIDTVTSSYDRFFFGDVGRSIYDFFWSDFADWYIEASKARVYNVEDPSVAAVSRAVLLYNFETVLKLLHPFMPYVTEQLWQALPHRETALIVSPWPNTSLPRDVKSIKSFETLQSLTKAIRNVRAEYSVEPAKRISATVLASPEVLHNISTEKEVLALLCRLDIQNVQFTNAFPEYANQSVHIVAGEGLEAYLPLADMVDIATEVQRLSKRLSKMQSEYDALVARLSSPQFVEKAPEDVVRGVREKAVEAEEKITLTKNRLRFLQSTVLVSE, via the exons ATGAAGGGGAGGCCTACACTTTGGGTTCCTGGCACTGATCATGCTGGTATTGCAACTCAG CTGGTGGTTGAAAGAATGCTGGCATCTGAAGGTATAAAAAGGACAGATCTAAGTAGAGAAGAATTCATAAGCAGGGTTTGGGAGTGGAAGAAAAA GTATGGTGGAGCTATTACAAGTCAAATAAGGAGGCTGGGTGCATCATGTGACTGGACACGAGAACACTTCACCCTGGATGATCAGCTAAGTC AGGCTGTGGTGGAAGCATTTATCAGGCTACATGACAAAGGCTTAATCTATCAAG GTTCATATATGGTGAACTGGTCCCCTAAACTTCAAACTGCTGTATCTGATCTG GAAGTAGAGTATTCTGAAGAAGTGGGCACTCTTTATTATATCAAGTATCGTGTTGCTGGTGGCACAAG gAGTGATTTCTTGACCATAGCTACAACACGCCCAGAGACATTATTTGCTGATACTGCTATTGCTGTACATCCTGAG GATGACCGCTATTCTATATATGTTGGAAAGCAAGCAATTGTCCCCATGACATTCGGTCGTCATGTCCCAATAATCTCTGACCGG TATGTTGACAAAGAATTTGGAACTGGAGTGCTAAAGATAAGCCCTGGGCATGATCATAATGATTATGTTCTTGCAAGAAAACTGGGCCTCCCAATACTTAATGTCATGAACAAGGATGGAACTTTAAATGAAGTTGCCTGGCTCTACTG TGGACTTGATCGGTTTGAAGCTCGCAAAAAGTTGTGGGCGGATCTCGAAGAGGCTGGTCTTGCTGTGAAGAAGGAATCATATACATCAAGAGTGCCAAGATCACAGCGCGGTGGGGAG GTGATTGAGCCACTCGTCAGTAAGCAGTGGTTTGTAGTCATGGAGCCCATGGCTGAGAAAGGCCTTACTGCACTGGAAAAAGGAGATATATCTATCATTCCTGAGAGGTTTGAAAAG ATATACAAGCATTGGCTCTCAAATATTAAGGACTGGTGTATAAGCAGACAATTGTGGTGGGGACATCGGATCCCTGTTTGGTACATTGAAGGTAAAGACTGTGAAGAAGACTATATCGTTGCAAGGAATGCAGAGAAAGCACTTGAAAAGGCACGTGATAAATATGGACCAAATGTGGAAATATACCAAGATCCAGATGTTCTTGATACCTGGTTTTCAAG TTCACTATGGCCCTTCAGCACCCTTGGGTGGCCAAATCTGTCAGCAGATGATTTTCAGCATTTTTATCCCACTACCGTCCTTGAGACTGG GCAtgacattttgttcttttgggtGGCTCGGATGGTCATGATGGGGATTGAGCTCACAGGGAAAGTACCgttttcttatatatatcttCATGGATTGATTCGTGACTCTGAG GGGCGTAAAATGTCTAAAACTTTGGGAAATGTTATAGATCCAATTGACAGTATCAAGGAGTATGGTGCAGATGCTTTAAGATTCACTCTAGCATCTGGAACATCAGGTCAG GACCTTAACATGTCATTTGAAAGGTTGACTTCAAACAAGGCGTTCACAAACAAACTGTGGAATGCTGGAAAGTTTGTCCTTCAGAATTTGCCCTCAGAAAGTGATTACTCTGCTTGGCAAGCTTTGGGGGGCTTCAAG TTTAATGTGGAGGATACCTTCAACCAACTGCCTTTACCAGAACGTTGGGTG GTTTCAAAGCTTCATGAGCTCATTGACACGGTTACGTCAAGTTATGACCGATTTTTCTTTGGAGATGTTGGGAGATCAATATATGATTTCTTTTGGAGTGATTTTGCAGACTG GTATATTGAAGCTAGCAAGGCTCGTGTTTACAATGTTGAGGATCCCTCGGTTGCTGCTGTATCCAGAGCGGTTCTCCTATATAACTTTGAAACTGTACTGAAGCTGTTGCATCCTTTCATGCCATACGTCACTGAGCAACTCTGGCAG gctTTACCTCATCGGGAAACAGCACTTATTGTATCACCTTGGCCCAACACATCACTTCCAAGGGATGTCAAATCCATCAAAAGTTTTGAGACATTGCAATCTTTG ACAAAGGCAATTAGGAATGTTCGAGCTGAGTATTCGGTTGAACCTGCAAAGCGGATCTCTGCAACTGTACTTGCTAGTCCTGAGGTCctccataacatctct ACGGAGAAGGAGGTCTTGGCACTTCTATGCAGGCTTGACATACAAAATGTCCAATTTACGAATGCCTTTCCTG AATATGCAAATCAGTCAGTTCATATCGTTGCTGGAGAAGGCTTGGAAGCTTATCTTCCTCTTGCGGATATGGTTGATATTGCCACTGAAGTTCAACGTCTTTCAAAGCGCCTATCGAAGATGCAGTCCGAATACGATGCACTTGTTGCTCGCCTCAGTTCTCCTCAG TTTGTGGAGAAAGCCCCGGAGGATGTTGTTCGCGGGGTGAGGGAAAAAGCGGTTGAAGCAGAAGAGAAAATTACACTCACGAAGAACCGGTTGAGGTTTCTCCAGTCTACAGTTTTGGTTTCagaataa